One region of Streptomyces davaonensis JCM 4913 genomic DNA includes:
- the leuA gene encoding 2-isopropylmalate synthase, translating to MANRQQPTSMPVHKYGRYDQVDIPDRTWPEQRVTTAPRWLSTDLRDGNQALIDPMSPERKRRMFDQLVKMGYKEIEVGFPASGQTDFDFVRSIIEEPGAIPDDVTISVLTQAREDLIERTVESLKGAKRANVHLYNATAPVFRRVVFRGSKDDIKQIAVDGTRLVMEYAEKLLGPETEFGYQYSPEIFTDTELDFALEVCEAVMDVWQPGPGREIILNLPATVERSTPSTHADRFEWMGRNLSRREHVCLSIHPHNDRGTAVAAAELALMAGADRVEGCLFGQGERTGNVDLVTLGMNLFSQGVDPQIDFSDIDEIRRTWEYCNQMEVHPRHPYVGDLVYTSFSGSHQDAIKKGFDAMEADAAARGVTVDDIEWAVPYLPIDPKDVGRSYEAVIRVNSQSGKGGIAYVLKNDHKLDLPRRMQIEFSKLIQAKTDAEGGEVTGSAIWSVFQDEYLPNPENPWGRIQVRNGQSTTDTDGVDTLKVEATVDGADTVLTGTGNGPISAFFDALQSIGIDVRLLDYQEHTMSEGASAQAASYIECAIDGKVLWGIGIDANTTRASLKAVVSAVNRAAR from the coding sequence ATGGCGAACCGCCAGCAGCCCACGTCCATGCCGGTCCACAAGTACGGTCGCTACGACCAGGTGGACATCCCGGACCGCACCTGGCCCGAGCAGCGCGTCACCACCGCCCCCCGCTGGCTCTCCACGGACCTGCGCGACGGCAACCAGGCCCTGATCGACCCGATGTCGCCCGAGCGCAAGCGCCGGATGTTCGACCAGCTGGTCAAGATGGGCTACAAGGAGATCGAGGTCGGGTTCCCGGCGTCGGGCCAGACGGACTTCGACTTCGTACGGTCGATCATCGAGGAGCCGGGGGCCATTCCCGACGACGTCACCATCTCCGTACTGACCCAGGCCCGCGAGGACCTGATCGAGCGCACGGTGGAGTCCCTGAAGGGCGCCAAGCGGGCGAATGTCCACCTGTACAACGCCACCGCGCCCGTCTTCCGCCGGGTGGTCTTCCGCGGCTCCAAGGACGACATCAAGCAGATCGCCGTGGACGGCACCCGCCTGGTGATGGAGTACGCCGAGAAGCTGCTGGGCCCCGAGACGGAGTTCGGCTACCAGTACAGCCCCGAGATCTTCACCGACACCGAGCTGGACTTCGCGCTGGAGGTCTGCGAGGCGGTCATGGACGTCTGGCAGCCCGGTCCGGGCCGCGAGATCATCCTCAACCTGCCCGCCACGGTGGAGCGTTCGACCCCCTCCACGCACGCCGACCGCTTCGAGTGGATGGGCCGCAACCTGTCCCGCCGCGAGCACGTCTGCCTGTCCATCCACCCGCACAACGACCGCGGTACGGCCGTCGCGGCGGCCGAGCTGGCGCTGATGGCCGGCGCCGACCGCGTCGAGGGCTGTCTGTTCGGACAGGGCGAGCGCACCGGCAACGTCGACCTGGTCACCCTGGGCATGAACCTGTTCTCGCAGGGCGTCGACCCGCAGATCGACTTCTCCGACATCGACGAGATCCGTCGTACGTGGGAGTACTGCAACCAGATGGAGGTCCACCCGCGCCACCCGTACGTGGGCGACCTGGTCTACACGTCCTTCTCCGGCTCCCACCAGGACGCCATCAAGAAGGGCTTCGACGCCATGGAGGCCGACGCGGCGGCCCGCGGGGTGACCGTGGACGACATCGAGTGGGCGGTGCCGTACCTGCCGATCGACCCCAAGGACGTCGGCCGCTCCTACGAGGCCGTCATCCGCGTCAACTCGCAGTCCGGCAAGGGCGGCATCGCGTACGTCCTGAAGAACGACCACAAGCTGGACCTGCCGCGCCGGATGCAGATCGAGTTCTCCAAGCTCATCCAGGCCAAGACGGACGCGGAGGGCGGCGAGGTCACCGGGTCCGCCATCTGGTCGGTCTTCCAGGACGAGTACCTGCCGAACCCGGAGAACCCGTGGGGCCGTATCCAGGTCCGCAACGGTCAGTCGACGACGGACACGGATGGTGTGGACACGCTGAAGGTGGAGGCGACGGTCGATGGCGCCGACACGGTGCTGACGGGTACCGGCAACGGTCCTATCTCGGCCTTCTTCGACGCGCTCCAGTCGATCGGCATCGACGTACGCCTGCTGGACTACCAGGAGCACACGATGAGCGAGGGCGCGTCCGCGCAGGCCGCGTCGTACATCGAGTGTGCGATCGACGGCAAGGTGCTGTGGGGGATCGGGATCGACGCGAACACGACGCGTGCCTCGCTGAAGGCCGTCGTCTCCGCCGTGAACCGGGCTGCGCGGTAG
- a CDS encoding TerB family tellurite resistance protein — protein MLPGRGRNGRAARPARILGTRVAWTAVGDGEFFCPGCGGDRNYQRLTGRRRFTLLGVPVLPRGETGPVVECAACRRHFGTDVLDHPTTTRFSAMLRDAVHTVALAVLAAGGTCARTALETAASAVRAAGFDDCTEEQLDALVEALAADTGRVMGEPCGAGLAIELHEALDPLAPHLAPAGRESILLQGARIALADGPYTPAEREVLTTVGAALTICGDDVTRLLAAARTPS, from the coding sequence GTGCTGCCAGGACGGGGACGAAACGGCCGTGCCGCGAGGCCTGCCCGCATCCTGGGCACCCGCGTGGCGTGGACGGCCGTCGGTGACGGTGAGTTCTTCTGTCCCGGCTGCGGAGGGGACCGCAACTACCAGCGGCTGACCGGCCGCCGCCGCTTCACCCTGCTCGGCGTGCCGGTGCTGCCGCGCGGCGAGACCGGGCCGGTGGTGGAGTGCGCGGCCTGCCGCCGCCACTTCGGCACCGACGTCCTGGACCACCCCACCACCACCCGCTTCTCCGCGATGCTCCGCGACGCCGTCCACACCGTCGCCCTCGCGGTGCTCGCCGCGGGCGGTACCTGCGCCCGTACGGCCCTGGAGACCGCCGCCTCGGCGGTCCGTGCGGCCGGCTTCGACGACTGCACCGAGGAACAGCTGGACGCCCTCGTGGAGGCGCTGGCGGCGGACACCGGCCGGGTCATGGGCGAACCCTGCGGAGCGGGCCTGGCCATAGAGCTCCACGAGGCCCTCGACCCCCTCGCCCCGCACCTCGCCCCCGCGGGCCGCGAATCGATCCTCCTCCAGGGCGCCCGCATCGCCCTGGCGGACGGCCCGTACACCCCCGCCGAACGCGAGGTCCTCACCACGGTCGGCGCGGCCCTGACGATCTGCGGCGACGACGTGACACGGCTGCTGGCAGCGGCACGCACGCCGTCGTAG
- a CDS encoding effector-associated domain 2-containing protein — protein MDAGAPARGRAVLVAVESYASGWSLDGPVRDILAYRDWLLGAGLRPEAITVLASPLPRNEALLKDAGVCRRPAEREHVHRTLLREVGPTGSDWLFVAWAGHGLTDLDGHPRLVYADARTDDLRCLDLNAFLAAFRSDLAPSHPRQLWVADACQTFVDAATAGNALRPDSVPRGRLRAEVRQRVLFACGPGKTAGQRRAGTGAASGLFSRTVLELLRTQPELRHDTAQLAAALRKRFQGAGDGVPTSLWFDNAGESGRTEARRTAPRRRPDLADERRLCEALYAVPVMRDPGTRAAVIARLPSVISSSVPRNSVARIEILELIGTCVLFENGLGHLWAAISLLDAGTTALEDLEAVLRDYPEWFTAGS, from the coding sequence GTGGACGCGGGGGCTCCGGCGCGTGGCCGGGCGGTGCTGGTGGCGGTCGAGTCGTACGCGAGCGGATGGAGCCTGGACGGGCCGGTTCGGGACATCCTGGCTTACCGTGACTGGCTGCTCGGGGCGGGACTCCGCCCGGAGGCGATCACCGTCCTGGCCTCCCCGCTGCCGCGGAACGAGGCACTGCTCAAGGACGCCGGGGTGTGCCGGCGGCCCGCGGAGCGCGAGCACGTGCACCGGACGCTGTTGCGGGAGGTCGGGCCGACGGGGAGCGACTGGCTGTTCGTCGCCTGGGCCGGGCACGGTCTGACCGACCTGGACGGGCACCCGCGGCTGGTGTACGCCGACGCGCGGACGGACGACCTGCGCTGCCTCGACCTGAACGCCTTCCTCGCCGCCTTCCGCTCCGACCTCGCCCCCTCCCACCCCCGGCAGCTGTGGGTGGCGGACGCCTGCCAGACCTTCGTGGACGCGGCCACCGCGGGCAACGCGCTGCGACCGGACTCGGTGCCGCGGGGACGGCTGCGGGCCGAAGTGAGACAGCGGGTGCTGTTCGCGTGCGGGCCTGGGAAGACCGCCGGACAGCGCCGGGCGGGCACGGGCGCGGCCTCCGGCCTGTTCAGCCGCACCGTGCTCGAACTGCTGCGGACGCAGCCGGAGTTGCGGCACGACACGGCACAGCTGGCGGCCGCTCTCCGTAAGCGGTTCCAGGGAGCGGGGGACGGTGTGCCGACGTCGCTGTGGTTCGACAACGCCGGGGAGTCGGGCCGCACCGAGGCGAGGCGGACCGCGCCCCGCAGACGGCCGGATCTCGCCGACGAGCGCCGGTTGTGCGAGGCGCTGTACGCCGTACCCGTCATGCGTGACCCTGGGACGCGGGCCGCCGTCATCGCGCGACTGCCCTCGGTGATCTCCTCCTCCGTGCCGCGCAACTCGGTCGCCCGGATCGAGATCCTGGAGCTGATCGGCACCTGCGTCCTCTTCGAGAACGGGCTCGGCCACCTGTGGGCGGCCATTTCGCTTCTGGACGCGGGGACGACCGCACTCGAGGATCTCGAAGCCGTGCTGCGGGACTACCCGGAGTGGTTCACGGCGGGGTCATAG
- the fxsT gene encoding FxSxx-COOH system tetratricopeptide repeat protein — protein MTPGRDRPGPRELADALWLASEHGWLVGPMDGIGAGTDAPTPPGSASPAPSAGSSTARTGAETDVPPPAPDKPTTPTSTPRPRSSHPAEPTAALSPAATAPDPESRPTDRALGRALRAFRTTVASAHAAELDEEATAELIAPAPFLPPVLRPAAERRWRAVLVVDSAPRMALWHDTVARFARVVRAYGGFRDVMELSLDTTDPGQATVRLPGPARTARPAAARSLVDPTGRSVVFVLTDGAAPAWRSSAAQRLLARWGRRQPVTVLHMLPQRLWHRTGLHPSRIALRSSGPWTAGRPPAWEPAEAVSAVLRARAGLGAATPVPVLEARPEWLEPWARFVGGDEPREVELAAVLTTAEGRPEAPYLRPVRTLEPIDRVAKFRGSASPEAFELATHLAAIPLDLATMTEIQHRTLPRSSTQHLAEILLSDLLSLQPSHPVDRLAFDVDPDVRGELLAHGSRTTTERAIAQAAEMLAPTSTAAQSLLSYLRDGTTTVEPAEGEDQEFRNIERAVLHALSGPHARRARELDELETTVPVPVLPAPLDAPEEHTAAASAVSGRTDPGENDMSVTAPPGPEQRPVERDPNRVGPAVWGNVPPRNAAFTGREQLLEELRESLSSGTAAVLPQALHGMGGVGKSQLALEYVYRYASQYDLVWWIPAEQRSLIRQAFMELADRLGLSNAPALAVPAVLNALRTGNPYGDWLLVFDNADGPEAVQDFIPSRFEGGPAGAVIVTSRNPHWNVLARPVEVGLFGRQESVALLRRRTSDITDDEAELLAEALGDLPLAVEQASVWRAETGMPPKEYVRLLEETGAELMASSPPTQYGTSIASAWGLSLDRLQEQNPGALQLLQLCSHLAPEPIPRAFFTDRLGESVAPELDRIVGDPLRFARAVREINRFSLARINYSANTIQLHRLVQAALRSRMTDEENQRFRHGAHLLLARSLAGEPRNPRHWPTYATLFPHVLASQAPECADPWVRHLVQSLIEWLIRSGNHNVAVDLAQQVHSVWLSKFDEHDTQTRTLGRFLRLALWRTGSYAEAADLGERLVAQWEVDDPEQELEEHLTVKAQTCDDLRVRGDFGGALELGKDIHARAERAFGPDDPFTLECVSNLAVCLRANGNLRPALNVDEDTWRLRVEILGAGDSLTLSSQAAVAWGLQELGRYREALQTYEEVVAQAQELYGESHPTTLRFVVQQAVALRRVGRFGEALQRTRLALDALTKSYGEQAPDTLHATLTHSIDLRHNGHFAEAEALARRARDRYTQTLGARHPQALSAEAGLAVTLRLSGRTDEARRLEESVHQQFRDTLGDSHPYTLYSAMNLANLLFEQDDPSGAQALDEWAIGPMQEVLGETHPMTLVLRANLAMDLRTLGGRRDEASRLHTQALRQLREVLGTTHPAYLNAQARRRTIADIDPMPL, from the coding sequence GTGACGCCCGGCCGGGACCGGCCCGGTCCCCGGGAGCTCGCCGACGCGCTGTGGCTGGCGAGCGAACACGGCTGGCTGGTCGGGCCGATGGACGGCATCGGTGCCGGTACCGACGCCCCCACGCCCCCTGGCAGCGCGAGCCCCGCCCCCTCGGCGGGCTCCTCCACAGCACGCACGGGCGCCGAGACCGACGTACCTCCCCCGGCCCCGGACAAGCCGACCACACCCACCAGCACCCCGCGCCCCCGCTCCAGCCACCCCGCCGAGCCCACCGCAGCCCTCTCCCCCGCAGCCACCGCACCCGACCCCGAATCCCGGCCCACCGACCGGGCGTTGGGCCGGGCGCTGCGTGCCTTCCGTACGACGGTGGCGTCGGCGCACGCCGCCGAGCTGGACGAGGAGGCCACGGCCGAGCTGATCGCGCCGGCGCCGTTCCTGCCGCCGGTGCTGCGGCCCGCGGCGGAGCGGCGCTGGCGGGCGGTGCTGGTGGTGGACAGCGCCCCGCGCATGGCGCTCTGGCACGACACTGTGGCCCGCTTCGCCCGGGTCGTGCGCGCCTACGGCGGCTTCCGGGACGTCATGGAACTGTCGCTGGACACGACCGACCCCGGGCAGGCGACCGTACGGCTTCCCGGCCCCGCCCGCACGGCCCGCCCCGCGGCGGCCCGCTCGCTCGTCGATCCCACGGGCCGCTCGGTCGTCTTCGTGCTGACCGACGGCGCTGCTCCAGCCTGGCGTTCGAGCGCCGCCCAGCGGCTGCTCGCCCGCTGGGGCCGGCGCCAGCCGGTGACAGTGCTGCACATGCTGCCGCAGCGCCTGTGGCACCGTACGGGACTGCATCCCTCGCGGATCGCACTGCGCTCGTCGGGACCGTGGACGGCGGGCCGACCGCCCGCCTGGGAGCCCGCCGAGGCCGTCTCCGCGGTGCTGCGCGCCAGAGCCGGCCTGGGTGCGGCCACTCCCGTGCCGGTACTGGAGGCGCGCCCGGAGTGGCTGGAACCCTGGGCCCGGTTCGTGGGTGGCGACGAACCCAGGGAGGTGGAGCTGGCGGCTGTGCTCACCACGGCGGAAGGGCGACCGGAAGCGCCGTACCTGCGGCCCGTACGAACCTTGGAGCCCATCGACCGGGTCGCGAAGTTCCGCGGCAGCGCCTCGCCCGAGGCGTTCGAGCTGGCGACGCATCTGGCTGCGATCCCGCTCGACCTGGCCACGATGACCGAGATCCAGCACCGCACACTGCCCCGCTCAAGTACCCAGCATCTGGCGGAGATCCTCCTCAGCGACCTGCTCTCCCTCCAACCGTCCCACCCTGTGGACCGGTTGGCCTTCGACGTGGACCCGGACGTGCGCGGGGAGTTGCTTGCCCACGGCTCACGAACCACCACCGAGCGGGCGATCGCGCAGGCCGCTGAGATGCTCGCACCGACGAGCACTGCGGCACAGAGTCTGCTGTCCTATCTTCGGGACGGGACGACCACCGTCGAACCCGCCGAGGGCGAGGACCAGGAGTTCAGGAACATCGAACGCGCGGTCCTGCACGCCCTGAGCGGCCCGCACGCCCGCCGGGCGCGGGAACTCGACGAACTGGAGACGACGGTTCCCGTCCCTGTATTGCCAGCCCCACTGGACGCCCCGGAAGAACACACGGCCGCTGCCTCAGCCGTGTCCGGGCGTACCGATCCAGGAGAGAACGACATGTCAGTGACTGCGCCCCCCGGGCCGGAGCAACGACCCGTCGAGCGTGACCCGAATCGGGTCGGGCCCGCGGTCTGGGGGAACGTGCCGCCGCGGAACGCCGCTTTCACCGGTCGAGAGCAACTGCTGGAGGAACTCCGGGAGTCGCTGTCCTCCGGGACGGCCGCCGTATTGCCGCAGGCCCTGCACGGCATGGGCGGGGTCGGCAAGTCACAGCTCGCCCTGGAGTATGTCTACCGGTACGCCTCCCAGTACGACCTGGTGTGGTGGATTCCCGCCGAGCAACGGAGCCTGATCCGGCAGGCTTTCATGGAACTCGCCGACCGCTTGGGGCTCTCGAACGCCCCGGCCCTTGCGGTTCCCGCCGTTCTGAACGCCTTGCGCACCGGGAACCCGTACGGCGACTGGCTCCTGGTCTTCGACAACGCCGACGGCCCGGAAGCAGTGCAGGACTTCATTCCGAGCAGGTTCGAGGGCGGCCCTGCGGGCGCGGTGATCGTGACCTCTCGCAACCCGCACTGGAACGTACTGGCCCGTCCCGTCGAGGTCGGGTTGTTCGGGCGGCAAGAGAGCGTGGCGCTGCTCCGGCGCCGAACCTCCGACATCACCGACGACGAGGCCGAGCTGCTCGCCGAGGCCCTCGGGGACCTTCCTCTCGCCGTGGAACAGGCATCGGTGTGGCGGGCCGAGACGGGGATGCCGCCCAAGGAGTACGTCCGGCTGCTCGAGGAGACCGGCGCGGAACTGATGGCATCCTCCCCACCGACGCAGTACGGAACCTCGATCGCGAGCGCGTGGGGCCTCTCACTGGACCGCCTCCAGGAGCAGAACCCGGGTGCCCTCCAACTCCTCCAGCTCTGCTCCCATCTCGCGCCGGAGCCCATCCCCCGGGCCTTCTTCACCGATCGGCTGGGGGAGTCCGTCGCGCCGGAACTCGATCGCATCGTCGGAGACCCTCTCAGGTTCGCCAGGGCCGTCCGGGAGATCAACCGCTTCTCTCTGGCCAGGATCAACTACTCGGCCAACACCATCCAGTTGCACCGGCTGGTCCAGGCCGCGCTCCGGTCCCGTATGACCGATGAGGAGAACCAGCGCTTCCGGCACGGTGCTCATCTGCTGCTCGCGCGCAGCTTGGCGGGCGAGCCGCGCAACCCGCGCCATTGGCCGACGTACGCCACGCTGTTTCCCCATGTCCTCGCCTCACAAGCGCCGGAGTGCGCCGACCCCTGGGTGCGCCACCTCGTGCAGTCGTTGATCGAGTGGCTGATCCGGTCCGGGAATCACAACGTGGCTGTGGACCTTGCCCAGCAGGTCCACAGCGTCTGGCTGTCGAAGTTCGACGAGCATGACACGCAGACCCGAACCCTCGGCAGATTCCTGCGCCTGGCGCTTTGGCGTACGGGAAGCTACGCCGAGGCGGCGGATCTCGGCGAGCGCCTGGTGGCCCAATGGGAGGTGGACGATCCCGAGCAGGAACTCGAGGAGCATCTGACAGTCAAAGCCCAGACCTGCGACGACCTCAGGGTCCGCGGCGACTTCGGCGGCGCTCTGGAACTCGGCAAGGACATCCACGCCCGTGCCGAGCGTGCGTTCGGACCGGATGATCCCTTCACGTTGGAGTGCGTCTCGAACCTCGCGGTGTGTCTGCGCGCCAACGGGAACCTGCGGCCGGCACTGAACGTGGACGAGGACACCTGGCGGCTCCGCGTGGAGATCCTCGGCGCCGGGGACTCCCTCACCCTGTCCTCCCAGGCGGCGGTCGCGTGGGGACTCCAGGAACTGGGCCGGTACCGAGAAGCGCTGCAAACGTACGAGGAGGTCGTGGCGCAGGCCCAGGAGCTGTACGGGGAATCACATCCGACGACGCTGCGGTTTGTCGTACAGCAGGCCGTGGCCCTGCGCAGGGTCGGCCGGTTCGGCGAGGCGTTGCAGCGGACCCGCCTCGCTCTCGACGCGCTGACCAAGTCGTACGGCGAACAGGCCCCCGACACACTCCACGCCACCCTCACTCACTCCATCGACCTGCGGCACAACGGGCACTTCGCGGAAGCCGAGGCCCTGGCCCGACGCGCTCGCGACCGATACACGCAGACGCTGGGGGCGCGGCATCCGCAGGCCCTGTCCGCCGAGGCCGGCCTCGCTGTGACTCTGCGGCTGTCGGGCCGGACGGACGAGGCGCGCCGGCTTGAGGAGTCAGTGCACCAGCAGTTCAGGGACACACTCGGCGACTCCCATCCCTACACCCTCTACTCCGCGATGAACCTGGCCAATCTCCTGTTCGAGCAGGACGATCCGAGCGGCGCGCAGGCCCTGGACGAATGGGCCATCGGTCCGATGCAGGAGGTGCTCGGCGAGACGCACCCCATGACGCTCGTCCTGCGCGCGAACCTGGCGATGGATCTGCGCACCCTGGGCGGCCGCAGGGACGAGGCCTCAAGGCTGCACACACAGGCCCTGCGCCAGCTCCGGGAGGTCCTCGGCACGACCCACCCCGCGTACCTGAACGCCCAGGCCAGGCGCCGGACCATCGCCGACATCGACCCGATGCCGCTATGA
- a CDS encoding AAA family ATPase: MNGSPAGAGPLYQGTGAQVPYAPYEDREWPAGPPWRTFATEPRMPEPPDDEEADRRLGPPEVRRTPLPEEVRMVNAALLLRRPLLVTGRPGVGKSGLAYRISRELGLGRVLHWPITSRTTLTSGLYEYDAIGRAQAAKEATHSAEGTGAFVQLGPLGTALLPYRLPRVLLIDELDKCDIDLPNDLLTLFEDGRYEIPPLVRVKPQEPTALVHTTDPGGTAEITAGVVRCHAFPVIVMTSNGEREFPEAFMRRCLRLDVPDPDAAALGEMVAAHFGDRLGKRQRQLIDDFLHRSGQVGGLAADQLLNAVHLVTSGHYAHRPDEWDELLEAVWHPLGGEGAGTA, translated from the coding sequence ATGAACGGCTCACCGGCGGGCGCGGGGCCCCTGTACCAGGGCACCGGCGCTCAAGTGCCGTACGCGCCCTACGAGGACAGGGAGTGGCCCGCCGGGCCGCCCTGGCGCACCTTCGCCACCGAGCCGAGGATGCCGGAACCGCCCGACGACGAGGAGGCCGACCGCAGACTGGGCCCGCCCGAGGTGAGGCGCACCCCGCTCCCGGAAGAGGTGCGCATGGTCAACGCCGCGCTGCTGCTGCGCCGCCCCCTTCTGGTCACCGGGCGCCCGGGCGTCGGCAAGTCGGGCCTCGCCTATCGCATCTCTCGGGAGCTGGGTCTGGGGCGGGTACTGCACTGGCCCATCACCAGCCGCACCACTTTGACGTCGGGCCTGTACGAGTACGACGCCATCGGCAGGGCCCAGGCGGCGAAGGAAGCCACGCACTCAGCGGAAGGAACCGGCGCCTTCGTCCAGCTCGGCCCGCTGGGCACGGCGCTGCTGCCCTACCGGCTGCCGCGCGTCCTGCTCATCGACGAACTCGACAAGTGCGACATCGACCTCCCCAACGACCTGCTGACCCTGTTCGAGGACGGCCGCTACGAGATCCCTCCCCTGGTCCGAGTGAAGCCGCAGGAACCCACGGCGCTCGTGCACACCACGGATCCGGGCGGCACCGCCGAGATCACCGCCGGCGTGGTGCGCTGCCACGCCTTCCCCGTCATCGTGATGACCTCCAACGGCGAACGCGAGTTCCCCGAGGCGTTCATGCGCCGCTGTCTGCGCCTCGACGTCCCCGACCCGGACGCGGCAGCGCTCGGTGAGATGGTGGCCGCCCACTTCGGCGACCGGCTGGGCAAGCGGCAACGGCAGCTGATCGACGACTTCCTGCACCGGAGCGGACAGGTGGGCGGACTCGCCGCCGACCAACTCCTCAACGCCGTTCACCTGGTGACGTCCGGCCACTACGCGCACCGGCCCGACGAGTGGGACGAGCTGCTCGAAGCCGTCTGGCACCCGCTGGGCGGTGAAGGGGCGGGCACGGCGTGA
- a CDS encoding VMAP-C domain-containing protein, which translates to MTGRRFDEVELDLIGKIVAVLEEPAGGLMDDAARRLWRHRMNKQVDALPQDSYAVPHVEFAGVVGACAEQDALEPLIDVIRLVAPLLERHLRPLVDEWQAHQFYRGRDWGPLREALQQPLTEPADLADLFASASGGRRRLPAHCTTPWQAFVNLADLNAPAGGTPPSMLFLERLTRCPELATAAASIRAWNAHFAAAWNLSDPYPSPEAAPLPAPEDPAKPPSAEPRPLIRVYICVTPDRAPQRRRVPRYHVTVAVKYADSPALHREPEPEPQASVTRDRLNVRVAELLSRVAASWHNRSDPVALDFFLPLELLDEPVEWWNRNPARGFDNPLLNAYEVTVHSLERVQRQEFHRAWRERHARWKRQQANGGSGSSHAPGGVHVCVLDPPVADPAHLSRLDAVVGYNDDVVAMMLCEVPWKQDTLGGQEVNLALEYGVFVWIYHRADGSSPAWRVAVREAVNEVGLAGIPQLAHQWKADAAMDRPGTHDPAVIRSLVVLWDDPEQLLDGGPAAPATFVGGTS; encoded by the coding sequence GTGACAGGGCGCAGATTCGACGAGGTCGAGTTGGACCTCATCGGGAAGATCGTGGCGGTGCTGGAGGAGCCCGCCGGCGGGCTGATGGACGACGCGGCGCGCAGGCTCTGGCGGCATCGGATGAACAAACAGGTCGACGCGTTGCCCCAGGACTCCTATGCGGTGCCTCATGTGGAGTTCGCCGGCGTCGTCGGCGCCTGTGCCGAGCAGGACGCGCTGGAGCCCCTGATCGACGTGATCCGCCTCGTCGCCCCTCTGCTGGAGCGGCACTTGAGGCCACTGGTCGACGAGTGGCAGGCCCATCAGTTCTACCGTGGCCGCGACTGGGGACCGCTGCGTGAGGCGCTTCAGCAGCCGCTGACCGAACCGGCGGACCTGGCGGACCTGTTCGCCTCCGCCTCCGGGGGCCGACGGCGCCTGCCCGCCCACTGCACCACGCCCTGGCAGGCGTTCGTGAACCTGGCGGACCTCAACGCTCCGGCGGGCGGCACACCGCCGAGCATGCTCTTCCTCGAACGCCTCACCCGCTGCCCGGAACTGGCCACGGCCGCAGCCTCCATACGCGCCTGGAACGCTCACTTCGCCGCCGCATGGAACCTGTCCGACCCGTACCCGAGCCCGGAGGCAGCTCCCCTCCCCGCCCCCGAGGACCCCGCGAAGCCTCCGTCGGCCGAGCCCCGGCCCCTGATCCGCGTCTACATCTGCGTGACTCCCGACCGCGCCCCGCAGCGCCGCCGCGTCCCGCGCTACCACGTGACCGTCGCCGTGAAGTACGCGGACTCGCCCGCCCTGCACCGCGAACCGGAGCCGGAACCACAGGCATCGGTCACCCGTGACCGGCTCAACGTCCGGGTCGCCGAGCTGCTGAGCCGGGTGGCGGCCTCGTGGCACAACCGCTCCGACCCTGTCGCGCTGGACTTCTTCCTGCCGTTGGAACTGCTCGACGAGCCCGTCGAATGGTGGAACAGAAACCCGGCACGTGGCTTCGACAACCCGCTGCTGAACGCCTACGAAGTGACCGTGCACAGCCTCGAACGAGTGCAGCGGCAGGAGTTCCATCGGGCTTGGCGGGAACGCCACGCCCGATGGAAGCGGCAGCAGGCGAACGGCGGCAGCGGCTCTTCCCACGCGCCCGGCGGGGTGCACGTGTGCGTCCTGGATCCGCCGGTCGCCGACCCCGCGCATCTGAGCCGGCTGGACGCTGTTGTCGGCTACAACGATGATGTGGTCGCCATGATGCTGTGCGAAGTCCCTTGGAAACAGGACACCTTGGGCGGCCAGGAGGTGAACCTCGCGCTTGAGTACGGGGTCTTCGTGTGGATCTACCATCGCGCGGACGGCTCGTCGCCGGCATGGCGCGTCGCGGTACGGGAAGCCGTGAACGAAGTCGGACTGGCCGGCATTCCCCAGCTCGCCCACCAGTGGAAGGCCGACGCAGCCATGGACAGACCCGGCACACACGATCCGGCGGTGATCCGCTCACTGGTCGTGCTCTGGGACGACCCGGAACAACTGCTCGACGGCGGCCCGGCCGCACCGGCCACTTTCGTAGGGGGAACCTCATGA